In Acidimicrobiales bacterium, the DNA window GGAGGACCGGCACGCGCCCCCGTCCTCCGAGGACGCGTTCGAGGCGCTGGCCGCCGACTTCGAGTACGCCGGCGGCGTCATCCAGCGCCGCCACCTGCTCGTGCGCATGGCGACCGGCGCGGTCGCGGCGCTGGGCGTCGCCCTCGTCTTCCCGATCCGCTCGCTCGGGCCCCGCCCCGGCCGGGACCTCAAGCAGACCCCCTACACCGACGGCGTCCGCCTCGTACGCGAGGACGGCACCCCGCTGCGGGCCGACGACCTCAACCTCGAGTCGGTGGTCACGGCCTGGCCGGAGGGCCACACGGAGCGTGGCGACTCCCCGACCCTCGTCCTGCGGGTCGACCCCGAGCTGCTGGACCTGCCCGAGAACCGAAGCGACTGGGCGCCCGAGGGCATCCTCGCCTACTCGAAGCTGTGCACCCACACGGGCTGCCCGGTCGGGCTGTACCAGACCGACGAGCACCTGCTGCTGTGCCCGTGCCACCAGTCGACCTTCGACGTGCTGCGGGCCGCCGAGCCCATCTTCGGGCCGGCCGCCCGCCCGCTCCCCCAGCTGCCCATCCGGGTGAACGAGGCCGGCGAGCTGGAGGCCACGGGCGACTTCTCGGCGCCGGTCGGGCCGGGGTTCTGGGACCGGGGGAGGGACTGAGCCGGTGATGACCCGACGCATCCTGCGGTGGGTGGACGAGCGCTTCGGCGCCGCCCAGTTCACCCGCACCGCGCTGGCCAAGGTGTTCCCGGACCACTGGTCGTTCATGTTGGGCGAGATCGGCCTCTACTGCTTCCTGATCCTCGTCCTCACCGGCGTCTACCTCACGTTCTTCTTCGACCCGAGCCAGACCGAGACCGTGTACCAGGGGTCGTTCACGCCGCTGCGGGGCGTGCCGATGACCGACGCCTACCGGTCGGCGCTGGAGCTCAGCTTCGACGTCCGGGCCGGGATGCTCATGCGCCAGATCCACCACTGGGCGGCACTGCTGTTCGTGGCCGGCACGGCCGTCCACCTCATGCGGGTGTTCTTCACCGGCGCGTTCCGCAAGCCCAGGGAGATCAACTGGGTCATCGGCGTGGTCCTGCTGATCCTGATCATCGCCAACGGCTTCGCCGGCTACTCGCTCGTCGACGACCAGCTGTCGGGCACGGGCCTGCGCATCGCCTACTCGATCGTGCTGTCGATCCCGCTCGCCGGCACGTGGATCGCCTCGCTGTTCTTCGGCGGCGAGTTCCCGGGGCCGGACGTGATCGCCCGGATGTACGTCCTGCACATCCTGATCCTCCCGGCCGTCATCGCCGTCGCCATCCTCGCCCACCTCGCCCTGATCATCCGCCAGAAGCACACCCACTTCGGCAGCCGGCGGGCCAGGGAGGACAACGTGGTCGGCGAGCGGTTCTGGCCGTTCTACGCGTTCAAGGCGCTCGGCCTG includes these proteins:
- a CDS encoding Rieske 2Fe-2S domain-containing protein — its product is MTRARRPKASPGERATALCFGASILAALGLAVVYIRGGQTQLEGLLLGVAIGGIGLGVVIWAKAFMPDEEVEEDRHAPPSSEDAFEALAADFEYAGGVIQRRHLLVRMATGAVAALGVALVFPIRSLGPRPGRDLKQTPYTDGVRLVREDGTPLRADDLNLESVVTAWPEGHTERGDSPTLVLRVDPELLDLPENRSDWAPEGILAYSKLCTHTGCPVGLYQTDEHLLLCPCHQSTFDVLRAAEPIFGPAARPLPQLPIRVNEAGELEATGDFSAPVGPGFWDRGRD
- a CDS encoding ubiquinol-cytochrome c reductase cytochrome b subunit, with product MTRRILRWVDERFGAAQFTRTALAKVFPDHWSFMLGEIGLYCFLILVLTGVYLTFFFDPSQTETVYQGSFTPLRGVPMTDAYRSALELSFDVRAGMLMRQIHHWAALLFVAGTAVHLMRVFFTGAFRKPREINWVIGVVLLILIIANGFAGYSLVDDQLSGTGLRIAYSIVLSIPLAGTWIASLFFGGEFPGPDVIARMYVLHILILPAVIAVAILAHLALIIRQKHTHFGSRRAREDNVVGERFWPFYAFKALGLFLLTTATLCVLGGLAQINPIWLYGPFDPAEVSSASQPDWYMGWLDGALRLFPGWEVRAFGFEVPNPFFPGVVLAGVTFVLLAMWPFIEARKTGDHDHHHVLDRPRDRPVRTALGVATITFYGVLFFAGASDVLSVTFGLSVNAVFWTFRVLLFTLPPVTAWLAYRLCRELSARDRREAHPVAPPRGTSPDATAAAAVAAAASTTGDGGSRVRTPGSTRPAPARRG